Proteins from a single region of Aquirhabdus parva:
- a CDS encoding FG-GAP-like repeat-containing protein, with the protein MKNKLLLTLSILAVMHASHAAEVEAGGLTGKFSVSPSGGAVYDIPLALPAGINGVQPSLSVTYNSQGGYGLLGQGASLSGLSVLQRCGQVKIIDGTNRPIAGDANDRLCLDGQQLLLVSGDSYWADNAIYSTEIKNFARVQAVVDQGNKYYQVIAKDGQVSRYGSRDDSRERAGDSSFDPNLIIAWYIDTAYKREYPGVGITYAYRIVNPSDFGINDGNMISKKMLDAIRYVYGSNDATVKAVMNYMPVNLYSKQYAPGGLHLQNNYLLKGISVCESSGNAPCGETSSGAEQGKLISKYKFGYQDTNQDNAMARLPKLTSVTACGINDQCLKPVTFNYNAVNLQVDKRVVQLSGVADADRVIHGDFNGDGLADLVITPVLPDRQISALTDFPQTAPLNLFFSDGYNFNKTIKQRSTYPNVYNCRSELVNGTYYIHYGVNDPKAFPCNAYENLSNFIPIPNAKTSLGYAALSTAPYSSQNSIITLMFSAASFVLNSDVNGSFNPDEVRTPTTGYGIFFDTLSNFQAAQINDDGIPDLVQFLGNSFVYVLGGSTASDYITNMGYAPSSIQLGSNFSLPQEEHFFADVNGDGISDVIVLNSFLSNIKTAFLKNIGYDHEVVYDYSSVAPPPNINNGDFTLTGDFNGDGLLDIASYYASSRQLLVHFSKGNGYFESIKFNITNPNTKLSSLYTWVADWNGDGRADIVNWDKDAQVFHVFLGSRGAEGKIFVPYDQGGIDYVASSYDRVFPDDYNGDGRTDVLGLNGSQATIWSNNGTNGELNQIDTFSGTIKVQFSRLTDKSIYIKDTNAAVPQQNDIQDARQVVKSVQTSNGIGGYSEPMLYFYGGLKVDRDRGSLGFRWITSTVVNDAARDETGGGQRWSKELYTEYSQQFPFVGLVANSKTFTCNHTTATATCYDLTTTQNNWQYKPFTLNSAVGARTSYFPYVNDSHTQTYRLDQMYQGGAVAMVGKTESAPSAHPEIVPISNAVLSLPAILSVLLDE; encoded by the coding sequence TTGAAAAATAAACTACTCTTAACTCTAAGTATTTTGGCTGTCATGCATGCAAGCCATGCCGCAGAAGTGGAAGCTGGTGGATTAACTGGTAAATTTTCGGTAAGTCCTTCAGGAGGCGCAGTTTATGATATTCCGCTTGCACTCCCCGCAGGTATTAACGGGGTGCAACCCAGTCTAAGCGTGACATATAACAGCCAAGGTGGCTATGGGCTATTAGGTCAGGGAGCCTCGCTTTCAGGTCTTTCCGTACTTCAGCGCTGTGGTCAAGTCAAAATCATTGATGGAACCAACCGCCCAATCGCCGGGGATGCCAATGATCGACTTTGTCTGGATGGCCAGCAACTGCTGCTGGTGAGCGGGGACTCATACTGGGCAGACAACGCGATCTACAGCACCGAAATCAAGAATTTTGCCCGTGTTCAAGCGGTCGTTGACCAAGGTAATAAATACTATCAAGTGATCGCCAAAGATGGACAGGTTTCCCGCTACGGAAGTCGAGACGACTCACGTGAACGTGCTGGCGACTCCTCCTTTGATCCCAATCTGATCATCGCCTGGTATATCGATACGGCCTATAAGCGTGAATATCCGGGTGTTGGCATTACATATGCCTACAGAATCGTCAATCCCAGTGACTTTGGGATTAACGATGGCAACATGATTTCAAAGAAGATGTTGGATGCCATTCGTTATGTTTATGGCAGTAACGATGCCACGGTTAAGGCTGTCATGAATTACATGCCAGTTAATTTATACAGTAAGCAATATGCTCCAGGTGGTCTCCATCTGCAAAACAATTACCTGCTTAAAGGGATCTCGGTTTGTGAATCCAGTGGCAATGCCCCTTGTGGAGAAACGAGTAGTGGAGCCGAACAAGGTAAATTGATATCCAAATACAAATTTGGATATCAGGATACGAATCAAGACAACGCGATGGCACGCTTGCCAAAATTAACCTCAGTGACCGCTTGTGGGATTAATGATCAGTGTTTAAAGCCTGTAACCTTTAACTATAACGCTGTGAATCTGCAGGTGGATAAGCGTGTGGTTCAGTTGTCTGGAGTTGCGGATGCTGATCGGGTTATTCATGGGGATTTTAATGGCGATGGACTGGCTGATTTAGTTATTACACCGGTGCTACCGGATCGACAAATATCCGCTCTTACAGATTTTCCTCAGACTGCCCCTCTAAATCTTTTTTTCTCTGACGGATATAATTTTAATAAAACTATTAAGCAGAGATCTACATACCCAAACGTATATAATTGTCGTTCTGAATTGGTAAATGGTACTTATTACATTCATTATGGAGTGAACGATCCAAAAGCATTTCCTTGTAATGCATATGAGAATTTAAGTAACTTTATTCCTATTCCTAACGCAAAAACCTCATTAGGTTATGCTGCGCTTTCCACAGCGCCTTATTCATCTCAAAACTCTATTATTACATTAATGTTTTCCGCAGCTTCATTTGTTCTGAACAGCGATGTTAATGGCAGTTTTAATCCTGATGAGGTAAGAACCCCTACTACGGGTTATGGTATATTTTTTGATACCTTATCTAATTTTCAAGCCGCACAAATTAATGATGATGGGATTCCTGACTTAGTTCAATTTTTAGGCAATAGTTTTGTTTATGTATTAGGGGGAAGTACGGCTTCAGACTACATTACAAATATGGGCTATGCTCCTAGTAGTATTCAGCTAGGAAGTAATTTTTCTTTACCTCAAGAAGAACATTTTTTTGCTGATGTAAATGGCGATGGTATAAGTGATGTTATTGTTTTAAATAGTTTCTTATCAAATATAAAAACGGCTTTCCTCAAAAACATAGGATATGATCATGAAGTCGTCTATGATTACAGCTCTGTAGCTCCTCCTCCAAATATTAATAACGGCGATTTCACGTTAACAGGTGACTTTAATGGAGACGGTCTTTTAGACATCGCCTCATACTATGCAAGTTCACGTCAACTGTTAGTCCATTTTTCGAAAGGCAACGGCTATTTCGAGTCCATTAAATTTAATATTACGAATCCAAACACAAAACTCAGTAGCCTATATACATGGGTTGCTGATTGGAATGGTGATGGTCGCGCTGATATCGTTAACTGGGATAAAGACGCTCAAGTCTTTCATGTCTTCTTAGGCTCAAGAGGCGCAGAGGGCAAAATCTTTGTGCCTTATGACCAAGGCGGTATTGACTACGTTGCATCAAGTTATGACCGCGTATTCCCAGATGACTACAATGGCGATGGTCGTACCGATGTCCTCGGACTCAATGGCTCCCAAGCCACCATCTGGAGCAACAACGGCACCAATGGTGAACTCAACCAGATCGATACCTTCTCCGGAACGATTAAAGTCCAGTTTAGCCGACTGACTGATAAATCCATCTATATCAAAGACACCAATGCTGCCGTACCCCAGCAGAATGACATCCAAGACGCGCGTCAAGTAGTCAAATCCGTACAAACCTCCAATGGAATCGGTGGCTACTCCGAACCAATGCTGTATTTCTACGGCGGTTTAAAAGTTGATCGTGACCGAGGCTCATTAGGATTCCGCTGGATCACCAGTACCGTCGTCAATGATGCCGCTCGAGATGAAACCGGTGGTGGACAGCGCTGGAGTAAAGAACTCTATACCGAATATTCCCAGCAGTTCCCCTTTGTCGGTTTGGTTGCCAACTCCAAAACATTTACCTGTAACCACACCACCGCAACAGCCACATGTTATGACCTGACTACGACGCAGAACAACTGGCAATACAAACCGTTCACCTTGAATAGTGCCGTTGGTGCCCGCACCAGCTACTTCCCCTATGTCAACGACAGCCACACCCAAACGTATCGTCTCGATCAAATGTATCAGGGTGGTGCGGTAGCCATGGTTGGTAAAACAGAAAGTGCCCCTTCTGCTCATCCAGAAATCGTCCCGATCAGCAACGCCGTCTTAAGCCTGCCTGCGATCTTAAGTGTATTGCTAGATGAGTAA